A window of Thiocapsa bogorovii genomic DNA:
TCCTGAAGACATTCTGGGAAAGCCACGACCCCACACAGGGCGATCGTCAGGGCAATGACGTGGGCAGCAACTATCGCAGCGCCATCTTCACGGTCAGTGAGGCCCAGGAGGCGGTGGCGCAGAATACCCGCGCAAGCTACCAGCAGGCGCTGACCGAGGCCGGCTACGGCCCCATCACCACGAAGATCGCGCCGCTGCGCCACTATAATCGCGGCGAGGAGTATCACCAGGACTATCTCAAGAAGAATCCAAACGGCTATTGCGGACTCGGCGGCACGGGCGTGGCCTTTCCCGGAGAACCCGCCAAGGCGATGCCTGTCCCCTTGGCCGCGGATCAGCTCCAATTCGATCGGCAGTTGATCCTGTTCGAGGCGCAGGACTGTCCCTTCTGCGAGCGCTTCCGCGCCGAGGTGCTGGACGGCTGGCAGGCCGAGGTTCCCATCGCAGCGACACTCGCCCCTAAGCCGCCCGAGGGCTGGACGCTGGAGAAGACCCTGTTCGCCACGCCGACCATCGTCCTGTTCGAGAAGGGAAAGGAGGTCTCGCGATACACCGGCTACCAGGGTGATCAGGACCGCTTCTGGACATGGCTGGGCTTCCAAGTACTGACGCCGGAGCAACAGCGCATCGCCTTCGAGCAAGGCACCGAGCCGGCGTTCACGGGCTCCCATCTCGACGAGAAGCGCCCGGGCGTGTTCGTCGACCCCATCACCGGCGCACCCCTCTTCCGCAGCGACACGAAGTTCGAGAGCGGCAGCGGGTGGCCGAGCTTCTTCAGCCCGGTCGAGGGCGCGATTACGCTCCATGAGGACAAGACGCACGGCATGCGCCGGGTCGAAGTGCGCAGTGCAAGCTCGGGCATCCACCTGGGCCACGTCTTCGACGACGGCCCACCGCCCACGGGCAAGCGCTACTGCATCAACGGCAACGTCCTGAGCTTTGTCGCAAACGCCGAATAGATCATGGCCGGGATGGATGGATCGGTGGGCAAGTCGCCTGAACTGCCGGGCGCACGTGCGCTCGGAACAAGTTGCGACGACGATTGCGGTCGTCCTGTCCTTGTCTCGGAGATCGCCCTAGGCCGCCGCACGCAGCTCTTCCGTGGCGGAAGAGATGACTCGAAGCGCGGAACGCATCAAGAGCCACACGAGACCGAGGGCGACCAGGATATCGGCCCAGCCCGAACCCGTGAGCCAAACCACGCCCGCGGCGACAAACACGGAGAGATTCGATGCGATGTCGTTTCGCGAGCACTCCCACACGGAACTCATATTCACATCTTCGTGACGATGTCGCCAAAGCAGGTAGAGACACAGCGAGTTCGCGAACAGACCGAGAAGACTGAAGACGCCCATGACCTCGAAGAGAGGAACGCTGGGCACCACCAGTTTGTAAGCGATCTGAGCCGCGACGACGCACGCGGCCAGGAAAATCAGAGCACCTTTGAAGAGGGCAACCTTCGCCTTGACGGCCGCGCCTCTGGAAACGGCGTACAGGCTCAGACCATACGTCAACGCGTCTCCGAGATTATCGAGGCTATCGGCCAGCAGCGCCGTCGAGTTGCCGTAAAACGCGCCCGCCGCGATGACCAGGAACATGACGGCATTGATGCCGAGCACGATGTTCAGCGTTCCGCGCTGCCGTTCGCGAAGTGCGTCGATGGAACACTCGTTGCCGCAACAGTCACTCATAGCGCAAGCCTCTTGACGGACCCCCCAGGGGCGCCGTTGAACCGGAACGAGGTTAGCCGGGACCTTCCGCGACGGTCAAGCCGCCCAGTCGCGTCCCGACACGCACCGCCGACGGAGATCTGCCCGATGCAGCGCCGACTCGTCATTCTCCGCGTCCTTTTACTCTTGCCGTTGGCCACCGCCATGACACCGATGACAGCCGCCACACCCGATGCCGCTCCGGACACGGCCTCAGCCCCGATCATCATCGCCCACCGCGGCGCCTCCGCATACCTGCCCGAGCACACCTTGGAGGCAAAGGCGATGGCTCATGCGATGGGTGCCGACTTTCTGGAACAGGATGTCGTTCTCACCCGCGACGCCCAGGCGATCGTCCTTCACGACCTCTATCTGGAGGACATCACCAATGTCGCTCGGCGCTATCCCGACCGCGCGCGTGCCGACGGGCGCTGGTACGCGATCGATTTCAGCCTGGCCGAGATCCGCGGTCTGCGTCTGCACGAGCGCCTGGACCCGGCCACCGGCCAACCGGTCTTTCCCGAGCGGTTTCCGCCCGATTCCGATCTGTTCCGGATCCACACGCTCGAGGAAGAGCTCAACTTGATTCGCGGCCTGAACCGCTCGACCGGACGGGCCGCGGGGATCTATGTGGAGTTGAAACACCCCGCGTGGCATATCGCCGAGGGCCAGGATCCCATACCGGTCTTGATGCGCGAGCTGGATCGAGCCGGCTATCGCGGCCCGGAGGACCGCGTCTATATCCAGTGCTTCGAACCCGACACGCTCAAGCGTTTAAGGGACGAGATCCGCACGCGGATCCCCTTGATTCAGCTGATCGGCGAGAACGCCTGGTCCCCGGATCTACCGGTCGACTTCGACCGGATGCGCACCCCCGAGGGCCTGGCAGCCGTGGCCGAGTACGCCCGCGGGATCGGCCCCTGGATCGGCCAGATCCATCAGGGCTTAGACGAAGCCGGCGCCCACCGGATCACTCGATTGGTCGCCGACGCCCATGCCGCCGGACTCCTGGTCCATCCCTACACTCTTCGCCGCGACGCGCTCCCCGAGGGCTTCGCCGATTTCGACGCACTCCTGCGGTTCTTCCTCGTGGATCAGGGTGTCGACGGTGTCTTCACCGACCATCCTGATCTCGTCGTTCGATTGACGAGAGGGCTCATCGGTCAGGATCAGCCGGAGTAGACATCGGCGAGGCTCGAGCCCACTCCACTGCATCGACGAAAAGGCCCCGACGCTCGATCGATGTTGGATATTGGGCCTGTTGTTGTCGCGAATGCGACACCCCGCCGTCGCAGCGGGCATTTTCTCTCGTAGTTTGTTGAAACGTCAGCCGGGATGATTGGCCTATTATTTGCCTTCACGTAAAGAAGTACGCCAGGACCATAGATCGATTGCATGGCACCGACCCACAGACCCAAGCCGAGAACACAGACAAACGCAGCCCGCCACTCAATGCGAGAGCGGTCGTCCTCACTGCTTAAGGCGATGGCTGCGAAAACTTCCATGCTCGGTTTGCGGTGCCTGCCGTGACCACGGACAGCGCACCGGCCGCCTATCCGAACGCGAGCTCGGGCTCCTGACGGATGAGCACGACACAAACCCAGCCCGCTTCGGCACTCGACAAACGCAAGCTACTCGTCTGCGCCAGCGCCGACTTGACGGACCGTCAGCATCGCATCATCCCCGTGCTGTTTAAGCACGAGCCGCAGAGCGCCATCGTGTTGCGTCATGGCGGCAAGGTCTACGCCTACTTGAATCAATGCGTGCACATGGTGCGACGTCTGGACTGCATGCACGACGCGGTCTTCGATGCAGCGCACGCGCACCTGCGCTGCTCCATGCACGGTATCGTTTACGACCCAACCACAGGCGAATCCTTGAGTGTGTTGTGCTCGGGCGAGCGACTCGAGCCCTTGCGCTCCATGGAGATCGACGGTCAGATCTATCTCGTGGACAAACGCGTGACGGGTCTGACCTGATCCTGATCCCGGCGATTTTCGATCTCGCCGGCGCCTGCAATGCGCGGCAGGCTGAGACGAGACGGAGGATCGCGTGTGCGCCGAGCTGGGCCTTTGTTCTCGGTCCCGTCGAGCATGAGCACAGCACGATCGATCTTCGCCCGTTCGCCCGATCACGCGGATCGAATCTCCGGGGTCATATCGCCTCCTATCGCGGTGTCGGCGCCGCGTCGACGAGTCGTCAGGTGATTTCCGGGAAAGGATCTACCGGCAGTGCCGAACCAAGAAGCCGGCGGGCGGCCCGAGCTCGGCGCCCTCCCTTTTGAACCGCACCAGATACCGCACCCGTTCGCAACAAATAACGGGGCAGATTTATTTCCTGCGGAAAAAGAGAGAGGAAAAGGGGCTACCATTTAAGGCGGAGAGTCGCGTGTCGCTCGTGAAAATGCTTAGGCGACCGGTCGAGCCATCACCATTCGTTTTTCGGGAGGGACTGATGCGCAGAATTTGGTTAACGACCTTCATCTTGCTGGCGGCGGTTCGGATCGCCGATGCGGCCCAGTGGCCTGTGGAGATCTTCGAGCGCATGGACGACAAGCGAATCGTCGTCTTTCTCTCCGATGACGACATCGAAACCGACCCGGCCTGGAGTCCTATCGAGGGGGGACCGCCGCTCACCCTTGCCGCGGTGATCCAAGAGCTGAATACATGGATCAAGGACAACGCCGACCTTGCGGGTTTCGACATTCATGAAATCAAGTTAAAGGGCATCCCACATCATGAGGTCGACCGTCATTGGTACTATCTCGTTCAGCTGCACAAATTAGTCGATGGCCGCCCGGAGCGGCGCTATGCCGCGGTCCTGATGAACGGCAAACTCGTCCCGGCGATACGCGAACCCGCGTCAGTGAAATGAAGAAACGGGTTGCGGCGGGAGCACATCGGCCATTTTCAGCGGCCTCGATAACTGCAAAGAGAAAGTCGGCCTAGGGACCGGAGGCGAAGGCCGATCGGCGCGCCATTTCGAATGGATCCGCCGAGGAGCGTCACTCATGACCGGAGCGACGAGATCCACCTCGGCCTTCGGGAGAAAGCCATCAGGCTCGGGCTCGCGCAGCTGCCCGCGGCCCTTAAAAATGCGACCGCGACGCGAGATCACAGCACTCGAACTGGCTCCCACCAGTTGGGGTGGCGCGATGCACGCGCTATCTCGATACTTCGTACGCGTTTGGCGTGCACACGAGGGTGTGTGCTGTCTTCTTAATGCCCCTATGAAGATACGTCACGTTGCGTTGCAGCTTGGCGGCGCCAAAGACGCGACGCACCGAGTGCTCATCGCACCTTCGCCACGATGCGTTGGCGGCACAATCTCCCTGTGCGCCGCGATTAGTACGTTCTGCTTCAGGCGCTCAGAGTCTTGATCGCAGAGATGACTCGCGCGCAGGCTTCTGCGCAGTCCTTGCACTCGATGTGCTTGTCCTCGTGCACCCGGCATTCCTTCTCGCAGTCTTCGCAGGCCTGCATACAAACCGCTGACAGCGCCTTCACATAGGGTGAGTTTGCCGCGAGCTGGTACGAGAAGGCCTTGCAAATGGGCAGCATCTCGTTGACTTTCTTCGCGCAATCGGCGAGCGTCGTGTCGCCCTCCTGAAACGCGACCAGGCAATGCGCCGAGCATTGTTGGGCCGCGACGACGCACTCGTTGACTGCTCGGAGTACGTCGGGGCTCTTCGGGGCATGATCTTCATGGCGGTGGCCGGGCGTATCGCCTGCGATGCCGACGCCAGAGGCGAGAGCGAGGCCTGCGGCGCCGGCACCGATCAGTAGCGAGCGGCGACTGGTCCCACGAGTTGGATCACATGAAGCCTCGTTCTTGACACGTTCGTAGTCGCTCATGAGTTGGGAATCTCCTATCGGTGTGGTTGTTAATCGATCCGCCGCCTCCGGTCGCGCAGAAGAACCGCCGCCAGTACAGGAAACATAAACAAGTTGATTCCCGAAACGCCGGGCCGCGCATCGTTTGTTTGGCGACTGTCAACGCCGCTTTCAAGGGAGTGGCGACCTGGATCCCAGCCTCCCGAGCCGGGAAATTGTACGCAGCGTGAATACCTTGCGGCCCGCCCGTGGGCCGACGGCAATTCGATAGGTGATCGAGTTACCGATCAGTCGGTCCATCGGCCCGGCCTCCGGGCCATCTCCGATCAGACAGCGATTCTACGTGTCCCGCTCCAGCAGCCCCTCGCGTTGCAGAAAGCGCCCGACCCGTTCGGCGGTGGTCTGCGTCAGTTCGCCCAGCTCGGCGGTGGTCGGGGCGTTCATCGGGCGAAACCGGTGCAGCCTTCAATCGGCCCCTCGGAGAGTCGCGTGTCCCTCGTGATACCTCGCGGGGGCATCCTGCTGCCGCGAGGACTCGGTCCTTGGCGACGGCCTTTGGCCTGGGTTCGCCCTGCGGTCGCGGTCGCGCCCGATCCCCGTTGGTCCGCCGGGCACGACCGCGACCCCAAATGGCTTGACGGTGTGGGATGCGCTCTGCATGTTGCCTGCGCGGCTTAGGGACTCCTGCCCCTTCGCCACTGCGGCAACACGCTCGCGCCCACGCCTACCCGGGACTACGCGCCTTCGCGTCGCTCTCCATGGCGCGCAGCGGCGGTGACGCGGGGCGTGCGGCCTAAACGCCCTCTCCAGGTGCGCGATGCAACAGGGTGCTGAGCTCCTCTGGCCAACACCCCGCAGGCGGCCCGAGCTCGGCGCCATCCCCTTCGAACCGCACCAGGTACAGCTCCCGTTCGGGGTCCTCTTCGAGGTGTCCGATGTTGAGGATGACGCCGCGGGTCCCGGCGGCTGCGATCAAGGCATCTTCGGCGAGATCCGGGATGCCGCCGTCGTTGTAGATGTCCGAGGCGGCGTAGACCAAATCGCCGGGACCTAAATGACCGAGCTCCAATTCACTGAGATCCATCAAAGACTCCTGTTGTTGAGATGTGTTGTGGGATTCGCGACCCGACACAGGCGGGCTGTCGTTCGAGAGCCGACATCGACGGGTCAGGGACAGGTCTCGAATCTTTATAAACCAATGAGATACATGAAACAGACGGCGTGGCACACGGTTTGCTGCATGGCTCGGCAAGACAGACGCAAAACTCAAGCCACGGCCTGAGCATCCGTCCCGACTCACTCGCTCATCGCAACGCCAACCGGAGACACGCAATGTGGGATTACTCGGAAAAGGTTCAGGAGCACTTCTTCAATCCCCGCAATGCGGGCGCGGTCGCGGATGCCAATGCGACGGGTGACGTGGGCTCCCTGTCCTGCGGGGATGCGCTGCGCCTGACCCTCAAGGTCGATCCGGAGAGCGAGGTGATCCTCGATGCCGGCTTCCAGACCTTCGGCTGCGGCTCGGCCATCGCCTCGAGCTCCGCGCTGACCGAGATCATCAAAGGTATGACGCTCAACGAGGCGCTCGAGGTCACGAATCAGGACATCGCCGACTATCTCGACGGACTACCCGCCGAAAAGATGCACTGCTCGGTGATGGGTCGCGAGGCGCTGCAGGCGGCGATCGCCAACTATCGCGGCGAGGAATGGAAGGACGACCACGAGGAAGGCGCCCTGGTGTGCAAGTGTTTCGCGGTCGATGCGGTTCTGATTGAAAACACCGTCCGGTCCAACGGTCTCTCCACCGTCGAAGAGGTCGCGAACTACACCAAGGCGGGTGGCGGCTGCTCGGCCTGCCACGAGGGCGTCGAGGCCATCCTGAGCCGCGTCCTCGCCGAGCAGGGTAAGGCGTTCGACCCTTACGCCAAGGCACCCGAGGCGGCAGCGACAGGCGGCGGACGCAAGCTCGGCAATCTGGAACGGATCCGCCGCATCGAGCGCTCCATCGAGGCGATCCGCCCGAACCTGCAGCGCGACCACGGCGACGTGGAGCTGATCGACATCGACGGCAAAAACGTCTACGTCAACATGACAGGCGCCTGCGTGGGCTGCCAGATGGCATCGACCACGCTCGATGGGATCCAGCAGCGCATCGTCGAGGACCTCGGCGAGTTCGTGCGGGTGCTGCCGTCGAAGGCGATGCGCAAGAGCGCGTAAGAGCCGCCAGCCGCCAGCCGCCAGCGAAAGGAAAGTCAATGACGGAATACCGTGCGGCCGGGCTTGCTCATCGCAGCGGTCGGTAGGGTGGACGAGCCAAAGCGAAGTCCACCAAGCCCTGCGCATGCGTCGGTGGACTGCGCTGCGCTCGTCCACCCGACGGCTCCGATCAGCAAGTGGCCGAGTTGATGAGCGTCCCGCCTACGGCGCGAGAGCGCACCAGAATGCCGGAGGCAGACAGCCGCACTCCAATACCACCGAAGGTTTCACGAGGCCATCAATCCATGACGACTCCACCCGACACCCAAGGCATCTATCTCGACAACAACGCCACCACCATGGTCGCGCCCGAGGTGGTCGAGGCCATGTTGCCCTTCTTCACGGAGCAGTTCGGCAACGCCTCCTCGATCCATGCCTACGGCAACCGGGTCGGTCATGCCATCAAGCAGGCGCGGCAGCAGGTGCAGGCTTTGCTCGGGGCCGCGCAGGACTCCGAAATCGTCTTCACCTCCTGCGGGACCGAGTCGGATTCCACCGCGATCCTCTCCGCCCTCACGGCGCAGCCGGAGCGTAAGGAGATCATCACCACGGTCGTGGAGCATCCGGCGATCCTCGCGCTCTGTCAGCACCTGGAGACCGAGGGCTACAAGGTCCATTACCTCCCGGTCGACGGCAAGGGTCGGCTCGATATCCAGCAGTACATGGATCTGCTTTCCGATCGCGTCGCGATCGTCTCGGTGATGTGGGCAAACAACGAATCCGGCACACTCTTCCCGGTGCAGGAGATGGCGGAGCTGGCGAAATCGGCCGGCGTGCTCTTTCATACGGATGCGGTACAGGCCGTCGGAAAGCTTCCCATCGATCTGAAGGACACCGCGATCGACATGCTCTCGCTCTCCGGACACAAGCTGCATGCGCCCAAGGGCATCGGTGTCCTCTATCTGAGGCGCAACACGCGCTTTCGTCCCTTGCTGCGCGGCGGGCATCAGGAACGCGGCCGGCGTGCCGGCACCGAGAATAGCGCATCCATCGTCGGGCTCGGCAAGGCGTGCGAGATGGCGATGGTGCACATAGACGAGGAGAAGACCAGAGTCCGGGCCATGCGCGATCGGCTCGAGCAAGGCATCCTCGCGGCGGAGAGTAAGCCGGGTCCTCACCGTCGGTTAGGCTGATGTTTGTGTTCTCTGTTTGCCGCCTGGTTTCCCGGCGGTGCCACATGATCTCGGCCATACGACGGTTTGTTCCCGGCTCCTCGCAGAACCGGACTTGGAGTGTTACACCATCCGGCTCCCAGCTTGAGTCTTCCACCAAGGAACGGGGTAGAGGTCGTGAATGATCCGCGCCGTCGGGAGCATGGGCTTGATGACCGCGTAGAAGCGCTTCCAGGTCAACGAGCGACGTTGGCTGCGCCGGTTGAGCCATTTGAACAACAGGCCCGTTGCGGCGTAAAGGTAACCCGATACGCCCCGGCTATTGCCGCTCACACCGTAATACTGGATGTGTCCGCGCAGATGCC
This region includes:
- the msrA gene encoding peptide-methionine (S)-S-oxide reductase MsrA, which translates into the protein MRSAKRILLSVILITLPLTALAGTESIVLGMGCFWGAEKRMSEIPGVVDVEAGYAGGDAETVGYEDVLRTEKTSLRGKNVPRNHAEVVKVSFDPDRVSLETVLKTFWESHDPTQGDRQGNDVGSNYRSAIFTVSEAQEAVAQNTRASYQQALTEAGYGPITTKIAPLRHYNRGEEYHQDYLKKNPNGYCGLGGTGVAFPGEPAKAMPVPLAADQLQFDRQLILFEAQDCPFCERFRAEVLDGWQAEVPIAATLAPKPPEGWTLEKTLFATPTIVLFEKGKEVSRYTGYQGDQDRFWTWLGFQVLTPEQQRIAFEQGTEPAFTGSHLDEKRPGVFVDPITGAPLFRSDTKFESGSGWPSFFSPVEGAITLHEDKTHGMRRVEVRSASSGIHLGHVFDDGPPPTGKRYCINGNVLSFVANAE
- a CDS encoding cation transporter; the encoded protein is MSDCCGNECSIDALRERQRGTLNIVLGINAVMFLVIAAGAFYGNSTALLADSLDNLGDALTYGLSLYAVSRGAAVKAKVALFKGALIFLAACVVAAQIAYKLVVPSVPLFEVMGVFSLLGLFANSLCLYLLWRHRHEDVNMSSVWECSRNDIASNLSVFVAAGVVWLTGSGWADILVALGLVWLLMRSALRVISSATEELRAAA
- the glpQ gene encoding glycerophosphodiester phosphodiesterase; translated protein: MQRRLVILRVLLLLPLATAMTPMTAATPDAAPDTASAPIIIAHRGASAYLPEHTLEAKAMAHAMGADFLEQDVVLTRDAQAIVLHDLYLEDITNVARRYPDRARADGRWYAIDFSLAEIRGLRLHERLDPATGQPVFPERFPPDSDLFRIHTLEEELNLIRGLNRSTGRAAGIYVELKHPAWHIAEGQDPIPVLMRELDRAGYRGPEDRVYIQCFEPDTLKRLRDEIRTRIPLIQLIGENAWSPDLPVDFDRMRTPEGLAAVAEYARGIGPWIGQIHQGLDEAGAHRITRLVADAHAAGLLVHPYTLRRDALPEGFADFDALLRFFLVDQGVDGVFTDHPDLVVRLTRGLIGQDQPE
- a CDS encoding Rieske (2Fe-2S) protein, which gives rise to MSTTQTQPASALDKRKLLVCASADLTDRQHRIIPVLFKHEPQSAIVLRHGGKVYAYLNQCVHMVRRLDCMHDAVFDAAHAHLRCSMHGIVYDPTTGESLSVLCSGERLEPLRSMEIDGQIYLVDKRVTGLT
- a CDS encoding four-helix bundle copper-binding protein: MSDYERVKNEASCDPTRGTSRRSLLIGAGAAGLALASGVGIAGDTPGHRHEDHAPKSPDVLRAVNECVVAAQQCSAHCLVAFQEGDTTLADCAKKVNEMLPICKAFSYQLAANSPYVKALSAVCMQACEDCEKECRVHEDKHIECKDCAEACARVISAIKTLSA
- a CDS encoding nitrogen fixation protein NifZ, producing MDLSELELGHLGPGDLVYAASDIYNDGGIPDLAEDALIAAAGTRGVILNIGHLEEDPERELYLVRFEGDGAELGPPAGCWPEELSTLLHRAPGEGV
- the nifU gene encoding Fe-S cluster assembly protein NifU; this encodes MWDYSEKVQEHFFNPRNAGAVADANATGDVGSLSCGDALRLTLKVDPESEVILDAGFQTFGCGSAIASSSALTEIIKGMTLNEALEVTNQDIADYLDGLPAEKMHCSVMGREALQAAIANYRGEEWKDDHEEGALVCKCFAVDAVLIENTVRSNGLSTVEEVANYTKAGGGCSACHEGVEAILSRVLAEQGKAFDPYAKAPEAAATGGGRKLGNLERIRRIERSIEAIRPNLQRDHGDVELIDIDGKNVYVNMTGACVGCQMASTTLDGIQQRIVEDLGEFVRVLPSKAMRKSA
- a CDS encoding aminotransferase class V-fold PLP-dependent enzyme, producing MTTPPDTQGIYLDNNATTMVAPEVVEAMLPFFTEQFGNASSIHAYGNRVGHAIKQARQQVQALLGAAQDSEIVFTSCGTESDSTAILSALTAQPERKEIITTVVEHPAILALCQHLETEGYKVHYLPVDGKGRLDIQQYMDLLSDRVAIVSVMWANNESGTLFPVQEMAELAKSAGVLFHTDAVQAVGKLPIDLKDTAIDMLSLSGHKLHAPKGIGVLYLRRNTRFRPLLRGGHQERGRRAGTENSASIVGLGKACEMAMVHIDEEKTRVRAMRDRLEQGILAAESKPGPHRRLG